Proteins co-encoded in one Nicotiana sylvestris chromosome 7, ASM39365v2, whole genome shotgun sequence genomic window:
- the LOC138873015 gene encoding uncharacterized protein, whose translation MGDIIDNQNDQNNGNDPNNQGVVPLMPEAALYDWAQQTTKNLTTAIAVPPIQAESFQITNNMLHLSQNKGLFSGSYIEDPQQHLKNFLSIGIMQRQLNVTPEAIRLTLFPFLVTGEAQTWLNSLPINSITT comes from the coding sequence ATGGGGGACATCATAGACAACCAAAACGACCAAAACAATGGGAATGACCCGAACAACCAGGGTGTGGTACCTCTTATGCCAGAAGCAGCCTTGTATGATTGGGCACAACAAACCACTAAAAATCTGACAACCGCAATTGCAGTCCCTCCAATACAAGCGGAATCATTTCAAATTACAAACAACATGCTACATTTGTCGCAGAACAAGGGACTGTTCTCGGGGTCTTACATTGAAGATCCACAACAACATCTGAAAAATTTTCTGTCGATTGGTATTATGCAAAGGCAACTAAATGTGACACCTGAAGCAATAAGACTGACATTGTTTCCATTCTTAGTGACTGGAGAGGCTCAGACTTGGCTTAATTCGCTTCCCATAAACTCCATCACTACTTAG
- the LOC104247967 gene encoding uncharacterized protein, protein MLFFPTRPLSFRSSFHFPHQFCSKTITSTTTTATMHSSVSPSRESHKVSSSGEAAISVEEWQGWGTTSPIPAMVTQVVDDLKLLQKDSDADMIFGGNHGKLSGDFKVQEDKKHRATYQSLGDSETKLQFFSARQIACRVLGSRGYLCQKCWLPSEDCMCSKLISCPLWHRVRFWLYMHPKDFLRQNNTGKLLWQVFGIQAATLCLYGIAEHEEMMGGALKLAGKDKVWCLYPNKNAPAKSVKDSMAELSFSHVECPPETTDGGHSLNFILIDGTWSNSGAMFSRLKDRYELMWGDELPCIMLNTGASLMHKLRPQPSWDRTCTAAAAIGLLDELHDLPNFVSYGLDKQAKAIEDAVEVLLEALTARRLRMGRSITRKQRHNRDIL, encoded by the exons ATGCTGTTCTTTCCAACAAGACCCTTGAGCTTCAGAAGCTCGTTCCATTTTCCGCATCAATTTTGCAGCAAAACGATTACGTCTACAACAACAACAGCTACAATGCATTCCTCTGTTTCTCCTTCAAGAGAATCCCACAAAGTAAGCAGCAGTGGAGAAGCTGCCATTAGCGTTGAAGAATGGCAGGGGTGGGGTACCACATCTCCTATACCCGCTATGGTTACTCAGGTAGTTGATGACTTGAAGCTTTTGCAGAAAGATAGTGATGCAGATATGATTTTTGGTGGCAATCACGGCAAACTCTCG GGTGACTTCAAGGTGCAAGAGGATAAAAAGCATAGAGCAACATATCAGTCTTTAGGTGATTCAGAAACGAAACTCCAATTCTTTTCAGCTCGACAAATTGCATGTCGTGTGCTTGGAAGTAGGGGTTACCTTTGTCAGAAG TGCTGGCTTCCCTCAGAAGATTGTATGTGCTCAAAACTTATTTCATGTCCTCTTTGGCATCGAGTACGGTTTTGGTTGTATATGCATCCAAAG GATTTCTTGCGACAAAATAACACAGGGAAGTTGTTGTGGCAAGTATTTGGCATTCAAGCTGCTACTTTGTGCCTCTATGGAATAGCTGAACATGAGGAAATGATGGGGGGTGCATTGAAGCTTGCAG GAAAAGATAAGGTTTGGTGCCTTTATCCCAACAAGAATGCACCAGCGAAGTCTGTCAAGGATAGCATGGCCGAGCTTTCTTTTTCACATGTAGAATGCCCTCCTGAAACT ACAGATGGAGGCCATTCCTTGAATTTTATTCTAATTGATGGGACCTGGAGCAATTCGGGTGCAATGTTCAGCCGTTTGAAG GACCGGTACGAGTTAATGTGGGGTGATGAGCTTCCTTGCATAATGCTGAACACAGGAGCATCCTTGATGCATAAACTCAG ACCGCAACCATCATGGGATCGCACATGTACAGCAGCAGCGGCAATAGGCCTCCTCGATGAGCTGCATGACCTTCCAAATTTTGTTTCCTATGGACTGGATAAACAGGCTAAAGCAATTGAAGATGCAGTGGAAGTTTTGTTAGAAGCACTTACAGCTCGACGGCTTCGCATGGGTAGGTCCATCACCCGTAAACAAAGACACAATCGCGACATCCTTTAA
- the LOC104247968 gene encoding uncharacterized protein — MEMLKQIQVNIPFIDALREMRGYSKMMKDLMSRKFDFQDLATVTLTKTCSAVVTRPRAERLSSPGSFRISCTISSYTFAKALCDLRESINLMPLFIYKGLAIGRARPTSMLLQLANRTVKRLSSILDDVLVQVGKIVFPTNFVILDCQVDEEIPTILGRPFLATGRSLIDCETGGTKDASER, encoded by the coding sequence ATGGAGATGTTGAAGCAGATTCAGGTGAACATTCCATTTATTGATGCCTTGAGGGAGATGCGTGGTTAttcaaaaatgatgaaggacttgatgtctcgCAAGTTCGACTTTCAAGACTTGGCGACTGTGACATTGACGAAGACTTGCAGTGCTGTCGTGACAAGACCAAGAGCTGAGAGGCTATCTAGCCCTGGGAGTTTCAGAATTTCGTGCACTATAAGCAGCTATACTTTTGCCAAAGCATTGTGTGACTTGAGGGAAAGCATAAACTTGATGCCCTTGTTTATCTATAAAGGGTTAGCCATTGGAAGGGCAAGACCCACATCCATGTTGCTACAGCTGGCCAACCGAACGGTGAAGAGGCTATCAAGTATACTTGATGATGTACTTGTGCAGGTTGGAAAGATTGTGTTTCCAACAAATTttgttattctagactgtcagGTTGATGAAGAGATCCCCACAATTTTGGGAAGGCCATTCTTGGCCACAGGGAGATCTTTGattgattgtgaaactggggGAACTAAAGATGCGAGTGAACGATGA